From Rudanella lutea DSM 19387, a single genomic window includes:
- a CDS encoding gamma carbonic anhydrase family protein — translation MILPVRGIRPQFGENCWFAPNATLVGDVVMGRDCTVWFNAVVRGDVNSIRIGDRVNIQDGAVIHCTYQKTATTIGNQVSIAHNAIVHGCTIEDNVLIGMGAIVMDGAVIGTGSIVAAGAIVTQNTVVPPGSIYAGNPARFLKAVSPEAAEVFARTANNYVMYAGWFKDEA, via the coding sequence ATGATTCTTCCTGTTCGGGGTATTCGGCCCCAGTTTGGTGAAAACTGTTGGTTTGCTCCCAACGCGACTCTGGTAGGTGATGTGGTCATGGGCCGCGATTGCACGGTCTGGTTCAACGCCGTAGTTCGGGGCGATGTAAACAGCATCCGTATCGGCGACCGCGTCAATATTCAGGATGGAGCCGTTATTCACTGTACCTATCAGAAAACGGCCACAACCATTGGTAATCAGGTATCTATCGCTCACAACGCCATTGTACACGGCTGTACTATCGAAGACAACGTGCTGATCGGGATGGGGGCCATTGTGATGGATGGAGCTGTGATTGGTACCGGCAGCATTGTGGCTGCGGGGGCTATTGTAACCCAAAATACGGTGGTGCCACCCGGTAGTATTTACGCCGGAAATCCCGCCCGGTTCCTGAAGGCCGTCAGCCCCGAAGCCGCCGAGGTGTTTGCCCGTACGGCCAATAACTACGTGATGTATGCCGGGTGGTTTAAAGACGAAGCGTAA
- a CDS encoding dihydrofolate reductase, whose translation MKISLIAAVAQNGTIGRNDANGKPDLPWHLPDDFKFFKDTTSGHPVIMGRKSMDALGKPLPRRTNIVITRNPDFQMPGATIVHTLEEALTEARQVENDELFIIGGAEIYALALPIANTLYLTEIHKAYEGDAHFPAFDKTEWQEVSRRRHEADDRHETAFDFVQYHRI comes from the coding sequence ATGAAGATAAGCCTGATTGCGGCCGTTGCTCAGAACGGTACTATTGGTCGGAACGATGCGAATGGTAAACCCGATTTACCCTGGCACCTGCCCGATGATTTTAAGTTTTTTAAGGACACCACGAGTGGGCACCCCGTTATTATGGGGCGCAAATCGATGGATGCGCTGGGTAAACCTTTGCCCCGGCGCACCAATATCGTGATTACCCGCAATCCCGATTTTCAGATGCCCGGTGCCACCATTGTGCACACGCTCGAGGAGGCTCTGACCGAAGCCCGGCAGGTTGAGAATGACGAACTGTTTATCATTGGCGGAGCCGAGATTTACGCCCTGGCGCTACCTATTGCCAACACCCTGTATCTGACCGAGATTCACAAAGCGTACGAGGGAGACGCCCATTTTCCGGCTTTCGATAAAACCGAATGGCAGGAGGTGAGCCGCCGACGGCACGAAGCCGACGACCGGCACGAAACAGCCTTCGATTTTGTCCAGTACCACCGGATTTAG
- a CDS encoding polysaccharide deacetylase family protein, whose protein sequence is MISVKPLLASLIALFAANAAMAQPEPQTYAEKLGFPKGKKVLVLHVDDAGMSYEANRGTIRSMEQGIANSTSVMMPCNWVPHFMSYVKAHPTLDVGVHLTMTSEWDNYRWNPLAGKAVAPGLYDEQGAFWHSVAQVVQHASPDEVETEMRAQIARYRAFGLEPTHLDSHMGTLFDPKFLERYVKVGISERIPILFPGGHATLVKQTTPLAARLAPMLQQVGQQIWAAGMPVFDDLDGTSYGWNPDKPGMSDADLQKMKTDRFIDLFKRVKPGLTYIIMHSADTTPTFSEVTSSGPTRRGDMLAMLDPRLKQYIEQEGIILTTWRELAERRKKIK, encoded by the coding sequence ATGATTTCTGTAAAGCCATTGCTGGCTTCCCTTATTGCCCTTTTTGCCGCCAATGCCGCTATGGCCCAGCCCGAACCGCAAACGTATGCCGAGAAACTGGGCTTTCCGAAAGGCAAAAAAGTGCTCGTACTGCACGTTGATGATGCCGGTATGAGCTACGAAGCCAACCGGGGCACCATCCGGTCGATGGAGCAGGGAATTGCCAACTCCACCAGCGTCATGATGCCCTGCAACTGGGTGCCTCATTTCATGAGTTACGTGAAGGCCCACCCGACCCTCGACGTGGGCGTGCACCTGACCATGACCTCCGAATGGGATAATTACCGCTGGAACCCCCTAGCGGGCAAGGCGGTAGCGCCGGGCCTGTACGACGAGCAGGGAGCCTTTTGGCATAGCGTAGCGCAAGTGGTGCAGCACGCCAGCCCCGACGAGGTTGAGACCGAAATGCGGGCGCAGATTGCCCGCTACCGGGCCTTTGGCCTCGAACCTACCCACCTCGACTCGCACATGGGCACCCTGTTCGACCCGAAGTTTCTGGAACGCTACGTGAAAGTGGGCATCTCCGAGCGCATCCCGATTTTGTTTCCGGGTGGTCATGCCACGCTGGTGAAGCAAACCACGCCGTTGGCGGCCCGGCTGGCACCCATGCTTCAGCAGGTTGGGCAGCAAATTTGGGCGGCCGGTATGCCCGTGTTCGACGATCTCGACGGCACCAGTTACGGCTGGAACCCCGACAAGCCGGGCATGAGCGATGCCGACTTACAAAAAATGAAAACCGACCGGTTCATCGACCTCTTCAAGCGTGTAAAACCCGGCCTGACGTACATTATCATGCACTCGGCCGATACCACACCCACGTTTAGCGAAGTTACCTCGTCGGGGCCGACGCGCCGGGGTGATATGCTGGCCATGCTCGACCCGCGCCTGAAACAATACATCGAACAGGAAGGTATTATTCTCACGACCTGGCGCGAGCTGGCCGAACGACGGAAAAAAATTAAATGA
- the fmt gene encoding methionyl-tRNA formyltransferase → MTPAARIIFMGTPDFAVASLQALLDAGRNVVAVVTAPDRPSGRGLQLTPSPVKQAAVRAGLPVLQPEKLRDPLFLEQLASYQADLQVVVAFRMLPEVVWAMPTIGTFNLHGSLLPQYRGAAPINWAVINGETQTGVTTFFIEKEIDTGQMIFQDIEPIHPDDTAGTLHDRLMVRGAQLVVKTVLAIEAGDYPRTPQPDPGDLKPAPKLHRETTRINWNQPATAVRNFVRGLSPYPAAWTMLNGRFFKIYAVSVRSAVAANEAPDFPGTDETGQSDVAAVYTDKKTNIMVRAADEWLNIEVLQAEGKRRMTAEEYLRGNQL, encoded by the coding sequence ATGACACCAGCAGCACGAATTATATTTATGGGGACGCCCGACTTCGCCGTGGCCAGTTTGCAGGCTCTGCTCGATGCAGGCCGTAACGTGGTTGCGGTAGTGACGGCTCCCGACCGCCCCTCGGGGCGGGGTTTGCAACTGACGCCCTCGCCTGTCAAACAGGCCGCAGTCCGGGCGGGTTTACCGGTACTACAGCCCGAAAAACTGCGTGACCCTCTTTTTCTGGAGCAATTAGCCAGTTATCAGGCTGATTTGCAGGTGGTTGTGGCTTTCCGAATGTTGCCTGAGGTGGTCTGGGCTATGCCAACCATCGGTACGTTCAACCTGCACGGCTCCCTGTTGCCGCAGTACCGGGGGGCGGCCCCCATCAACTGGGCGGTTATCAACGGCGAAACCCAGACCGGCGTGACCACCTTTTTCATCGAGAAAGAGATTGATACGGGCCAGATGATTTTTCAGGATATTGAGCCTATTCACCCCGACGACACGGCCGGTACTCTGCACGACCGCCTGATGGTGCGGGGGGCGCAGCTCGTGGTCAAAACCGTGCTGGCTATCGAAGCGGGCGATTATCCGCGTACCCCGCAGCCCGATCCCGGCGACCTCAAACCCGCACCCAAGCTGCACCGCGAAACCACCCGGATCAACTGGAACCAACCCGCAACGGCCGTGCGCAACTTTGTGCGGGGACTCTCGCCCTACCCAGCTGCCTGGACTATGCTAAATGGGCGTTTCTTTAAAATTTACGCCGTTTCGGTGCGGTCCGCCGTCGCGGCCAACGAAGCTCCCGATTTTCCCGGAACCGACGAGACCGGCCAGTCCGACGTGGCTGCGGTGTACACCGACAAGAAAACCAACATTATGGTTCGGGCGGCCGATGAGTGGCTGAACATTGAGGTGTTGCAGGCGGAGGGCAAACGCCGAATGACGGCCGAAGAATACCTGCGTGGCAATCAGCTATAA
- the greA gene encoding transcription elongation factor GreA, giving the protein MGKISYYTEEGLNRLKAELNDLKTKGRADIARQIAEARDKGDLSENAEYDAAKDAQGLLELKISKLEDIVANARLLDESTIDTSQVSVLSKVRIKNKKTGAEMTYTLVSEEEADLKQGKISVGSPIGKGLLGKKVGDSAEITVPAGKLEFEVIEIDR; this is encoded by the coding sequence ATGGGAAAGATTAGTTATTACACTGAGGAAGGCCTAAACCGGCTAAAAGCTGAACTGAACGACCTGAAAACCAAAGGCCGGGCTGATATTGCCCGCCAAATTGCCGAGGCCCGCGACAAAGGCGACCTGAGCGAAAATGCGGAATATGATGCCGCCAAAGACGCGCAGGGTTTGCTGGAGTTGAAGATCTCGAAGCTGGAAGACATCGTAGCCAATGCCCGCCTGCTCGACGAGTCGACGATTGACACGTCGCAGGTATCGGTACTGTCGAAAGTTCGGATCAAGAACAAAAAGACCGGTGCCGAGATGACGTACACCCTCGTGTCGGAAGAAGAAGCCGACCTGAAGCAGGGGAAAATCTCGGTAGGTTCGCCCATTGGCAAAGGATTGCTGGGCAAGAAAGTAGGCGACTCCGCCGAAATCACCGTACCCGCTGGTAAACTTGAGTTCGAAGTGATCGAAATCGATCGATAA
- a CDS encoding HIT family protein yields the protein MPSIFSRIVAGEIPAHKIAETDQFLAFLDVMPTTTGHTLVIPKKEVDYIFDLDDELYMGLMAFAKTVAAAVEKAILCKRVGVAVVGLEVPHAHVHLIPLNSMADMNFNNKMKPSAEELAETAAQIRKYL from the coding sequence ATGCCCAGCATCTTTTCCCGCATAGTAGCCGGTGAAATTCCGGCCCACAAAATCGCCGAGACCGATCAGTTTCTGGCGTTTCTGGATGTGATGCCCACCACCACCGGGCATACACTGGTGATTCCGAAGAAAGAAGTAGATTACATTTTCGATCTGGACGATGAGCTGTACATGGGTCTGATGGCCTTTGCCAAGACCGTAGCCGCTGCCGTGGAGAAAGCCATTCTGTGCAAACGCGTGGGCGTAGCGGTGGTAGGCCTGGAGGTGCCACACGCTCACGTCCACCTGATTCCGCTCAATTCGATGGCCGACATGAATTTCAACAACAAGATGAAACCGTCGGCCGAAGAACTGGCCGAAACAGCCGCCCAGATTCGGAAATATTTGTAA
- a CDS encoding acetylxylan esterase: MKKLLLLFLLPVTLLAQPAERLVKVIVAPDRTDWTYKTGDPVRFTIQVMQHGNPVPNASVRYEIGPELQPATKTETASIAQGRLTVDGGTLRNPGFLRCVAKVQLDGKEYRAVGTAAFSPSEIKPTVENPADFDTFWSNAKADLAKIPLDARLTLLPERCTEKVNVYHVNLQNWGIGAPSRWYGILCVPKGEGKFPALLQVPGAGIRPYAGDVANAEQGVVTFQVGIHGVPVNLDPSVYTSLAAGPLAGYQNFNLDDRDRYYYKRVYLGCVRSLDFLASLPQVDASRMAVTGGSQGGALSLVTAGLDERVKYLGAYYPALSDVTGYLNGRAGGWPHMFAGQATNWMNKPEKVKAVAYYDVVNFARRVKVPGRYSWGFNDEVCPPTSMYAAYNLISAPKTLALYQDTGHWTYPEQTERMTAWLMEQLKK; the protein is encoded by the coding sequence TTGAAAAAGCTTCTGCTCTTATTTCTCTTGCCAGTGACCCTGCTGGCTCAACCCGCCGAACGGCTGGTAAAAGTGATTGTTGCCCCCGACCGCACCGACTGGACGTACAAAACCGGCGACCCGGTGCGCTTCACCATTCAGGTAATGCAACACGGCAACCCGGTGCCCAACGCCAGTGTGCGCTACGAAATCGGGCCGGAATTACAGCCCGCTACCAAAACCGAAACAGCCTCGATTGCGCAGGGACGGCTTACCGTCGACGGGGGCACGCTGCGTAATCCCGGCTTTTTACGCTGCGTGGCCAAAGTGCAGCTCGACGGCAAAGAGTACCGGGCCGTAGGAACGGCGGCATTTAGCCCTTCGGAGATTAAACCCACCGTAGAGAACCCGGCCGACTTTGATACCTTCTGGAGCAACGCCAAGGCTGACCTGGCCAAAATTCCGCTCGATGCCCGCCTGACGCTCCTGCCCGAACGATGCACTGAAAAAGTAAACGTTTACCATGTGAACCTGCAAAACTGGGGAATCGGTGCCCCTTCGCGCTGGTACGGTATTCTGTGTGTGCCCAAAGGGGAGGGTAAGTTTCCGGCCTTGTTGCAGGTGCCGGGTGCGGGTATCCGGCCTTACGCGGGTGATGTGGCCAATGCCGAACAGGGCGTTGTGACGTTTCAGGTTGGTATTCACGGGGTGCCGGTCAACCTTGACCCATCGGTGTACACGAGCCTGGCCGCCGGGCCTTTAGCCGGGTATCAGAATTTCAACCTCGACGACCGCGACCGGTACTACTACAAGCGGGTGTATCTGGGCTGTGTGCGATCCCTCGATTTTCTGGCCAGTTTGCCGCAGGTGGATGCGAGCCGGATGGCCGTAACGGGCGGCTCGCAGGGGGGCGCGCTGAGTTTGGTGACCGCCGGGCTCGACGAGCGGGTGAAATACCTGGGGGCTTATTACCCGGCCCTGTCCGACGTGACGGGCTATCTCAACGGCCGGGCGGGTGGTTGGCCGCATATGTTTGCCGGTCAGGCCACTAACTGGATGAATAAGCCTGAAAAAGTGAAAGCCGTTGCGTATTACGACGTGGTCAATTTCGCCCGCCGGGTGAAGGTGCCGGGCCGCTATTCGTGGGGTTTCAACGACGAAGTGTGCCCACCTACCTCGATGTATGCCGCTTACAACCTGATTTCGGCACCTAAAACGCTCGCCCTGTATCAGGATACCGGGCATTGGACCTATCCCGAACAAACCGAACGCATGACCGCCTGGCTCATGGAGCAGTTGAAGAAATAA
- a CDS encoding M12 family metallo-peptidase — protein sequence MTFRYLLLQSLLLFGLIGATSAQDGLPCGVNDRVLPDSTIRLMGQLPRLMQQQRARMAASERKICRIALEVDSDTYVEFERDTNRIKQFYLNRVEQASRIFEREINTQLVVVYVHIWKDTEPDPYRGEGNLYTLYSIMNGVWSRLSVPVPYDKRVYMPTKSTSGAGGLGGGSQAIAANRTSVATLAHELGHCFDSPHTHNCAWPGGPIDFCSTVESSNGDCYSGSLQNAPGTLMSYCTDTRLTFHPLCQALMTNATDRMLGRITLPSAPTLPASTTLTQTPFLSWSPVPSADRYEIDVATDALFTQKFRSDTSSLNGYLLGSLPFGTTYFVRVRATNALGTSAWSATGQLQRHRAPGMQAPLLLPPPASGFYAGQTAFQAAIQPVDGASMYQIQVTSSADLLFRSATTLTISRLTDAYSPQVFGMVRARIRAVVNNVPGPWSAESLYSINPPDYYIGLPFQPPQPAPLTLPIAYYSVTGRESQVVLTVATDTSFARPVHRQAFQYEQTYALLLKNLLPNTTYYVRAEEYNTANPHLPLGLLTRVRRSFQTGAAPLSDRWSFVNNSTHPDWPQGGAYGPLSVGNNSLWYSTSNGLTRIGLDSLRLRVYNQSTTNGRLGNSVLSHGADANGTLWVTNRVSINTFKDGFPVLYNQLGRLDEQTGSLTDRYTFTTNSYSPQYLNPNPLVLSGSNHVGEINDFSLGSIYTPPFPVTINQLLVRAGAVWMLVYNTSLGQNEVLRLDPVSRAVQTYNSLNTPQLGSSIYRIALNEQGHVWVAQATRSAKSPLVRFDGQAWTVPPTGPITSAQFLTTDPSGRLYVFTGSPPYVLYRANGLSWEKLGDELPFNTNLNNMTIDGQGNVWFSGLFGLMRYATCINVPRPELTARRTTIQFGESTTLTAKGCTDVLWSWVSESDTVTNRLVRGTNELPISPASTTSFRSRCAENGCSGSEAVLTITVQPKLLVGTVNQKVFCHGDTLALDYSLAGKADAGNQFSLVLKREGAPSPALSLTSALSTQGRQTTAKSLLPPTVTPGRYVLYITMTQPQLRSPDSLLIDVADRPSAELGSNKLAFVLGDSARVSVALTGSPPWRFTRWDSQVVQTSQSPYLTTVTATQPTNYTLGLSNLIDANCPNGTIRNSLVVSALALASEPLLNTGIRVFPNPVVGWLTIEAEPSVAPFSILQLTDVGGRIVRQKGLTGRSRREQWDMSDLPTGVYLLTIETTDGRRITWRVLK from the coding sequence ATGACATTCCGTTACCTGCTACTCCAATCACTTTTGCTTTTCGGACTCATTGGGGCCACTTCGGCCCAGGATGGGCTACCCTGCGGAGTCAATGATCGCGTTTTGCCCGACAGCACCATTCGGCTGATGGGCCAGCTCCCCCGTCTCATGCAGCAACAACGCGCCCGCATGGCCGCCAGCGAACGCAAAATCTGCCGGATTGCGCTGGAAGTCGACTCGGATACGTACGTCGAATTTGAGCGGGATACGAACCGCATCAAGCAGTTTTACCTGAACCGGGTAGAGCAGGCATCCCGGATATTCGAGCGTGAAATCAACACCCAGCTGGTGGTGGTGTACGTGCACATTTGGAAAGATACCGAACCCGATCCGTACCGGGGCGAAGGAAATCTGTACACGCTGTACTCGATCATGAACGGGGTTTGGTCCCGATTGTCTGTGCCGGTGCCGTACGATAAGCGGGTGTACATGCCCACCAAAAGCACCTCGGGGGCCGGGGGGCTGGGCGGAGGTAGCCAGGCTATTGCGGCCAACCGAACGTCGGTGGCTACACTCGCCCACGAACTGGGGCATTGCTTCGACTCACCCCACACGCACAACTGCGCGTGGCCGGGTGGCCCCATTGACTTTTGCTCCACCGTTGAGTCAAGCAATGGCGACTGCTACAGTGGTTCCCTTCAGAATGCCCCCGGTACGCTCATGAGCTACTGCACCGACACCCGGCTCACGTTTCACCCGCTATGCCAGGCCCTGATGACCAACGCCACCGACCGGATGCTCGGCCGGATTACGCTCCCCTCGGCCCCTACCCTGCCGGCCAGCACAACGCTTACCCAAACGCCTTTTCTGAGCTGGTCCCCCGTACCCTCCGCCGACCGCTACGAAATCGACGTAGCCACCGATGCCCTTTTCACCCAGAAATTCCGAAGCGACACCAGTAGTCTGAATGGGTATCTGCTGGGATCGCTACCGTTTGGTACTACCTACTTTGTGCGGGTACGAGCCACCAACGCCCTGGGCACATCGGCCTGGTCGGCCACGGGGCAGCTTCAACGGCACCGGGCACCGGGTATGCAGGCACCGTTGCTGCTGCCACCACCCGCGAGCGGCTTTTATGCGGGTCAGACCGCGTTTCAGGCGGCAATCCAGCCCGTCGACGGAGCCTCAATGTACCAGATTCAGGTAACAAGCAGCGCCGATCTGCTCTTCCGGTCGGCTACGACCCTCACCATCAGCCGCCTTACTGACGCGTACAGTCCGCAGGTATTCGGTATGGTGCGGGCCAGAATTCGGGCCGTGGTCAATAACGTACCCGGCCCCTGGTCGGCCGAAAGCCTGTACAGCATTAACCCACCCGATTACTACATAGGCCTGCCTTTTCAACCCCCACAGCCCGCCCCGCTGACGCTCCCCATTGCTTACTATAGCGTGACCGGGCGCGAGAGTCAGGTGGTGCTCACGGTGGCTACCGATACCTCGTTTGCCCGGCCGGTACATCGTCAGGCGTTTCAGTACGAACAGACATACGCTTTATTGCTCAAAAATCTGTTGCCTAATACCACGTATTACGTTCGTGCCGAAGAATACAATACAGCCAACCCACACCTGCCTCTGGGGTTGCTCACGCGGGTAAGGCGGTCATTTCAGACCGGGGCAGCTCCTTTATCAGACCGGTGGTCGTTTGTCAACAACTCCACCCACCCCGACTGGCCGCAGGGGGGCGCGTACGGCCCGCTGTCGGTGGGCAACAACAGCCTTTGGTACAGCACTTCGAATGGGCTCACCCGCATCGGCCTCGACAGCTTACGGCTACGGGTGTACAACCAAAGCACCACCAACGGCCGGCTGGGCAACAGTGTGCTGTCCCACGGGGCCGATGCCAACGGAACCCTCTGGGTGACCAACCGGGTGTCGATCAACACGTTTAAGGATGGGTTTCCAGTACTGTACAATCAGTTGGGGCGGCTGGATGAGCAAACTGGCTCCCTGACCGACCGCTACACGTTCACCACCAACAGCTACAGCCCGCAATACCTGAACCCCAATCCGCTGGTATTGTCGGGGTCTAACCACGTTGGTGAGATAAACGATTTTTCACTGGGTTCGATATATACGCCCCCGTTTCCTGTCACCATCAACCAGCTACTGGTGCGGGCCGGGGCCGTCTGGATGCTCGTTTACAACACCAGCCTGGGGCAGAATGAAGTGCTCCGGCTCGACCCGGTCAGCCGGGCCGTACAAACCTACAATTCGCTCAACACCCCACAGCTCGGTTCCTCTATCTACCGGATTGCGCTCAACGAACAGGGACACGTATGGGTTGCTCAGGCTACACGCTCAGCCAAATCGCCCCTTGTCCGGTTTGATGGGCAAGCCTGGACTGTGCCCCCAACCGGGCCTATCACGTCGGCTCAATTCCTCACCACCGACCCCTCCGGCCGACTCTATGTGTTTACGGGTAGCCCGCCCTATGTGCTGTACCGGGCCAACGGCCTTAGCTGGGAAAAGCTCGGCGACGAGTTGCCTTTCAACACCAACCTGAACAACATGACTATCGATGGGCAGGGCAATGTGTGGTTCAGTGGGCTGTTTGGGCTTATGCGGTACGCTACCTGCATTAATGTACCCCGGCCCGAGCTAACGGCCCGCCGGACAACGATCCAGTTTGGCGAGAGTACCACCCTGACAGCCAAAGGCTGCACCGATGTACTATGGTCCTGGGTGAGTGAGTCGGATACAGTGACAAACCGTCTTGTTCGGGGAACGAACGAGTTACCAATAAGCCCTGCCAGCACCACTTCCTTCCGCAGTCGGTGTGCAGAGAACGGATGTTCGGGATCCGAGGCAGTCCTGACCATTACGGTTCAGCCCAAACTGCTTGTGGGAACCGTAAACCAAAAGGTGTTTTGCCACGGTGATACGCTGGCACTCGATTATAGTCTGGCCGGAAAAGCAGACGCCGGCAACCAGTTCAGTCTGGTGCTGAAACGAGAGGGCGCGCCGAGTCCTGCCCTCTCCCTGACATCTGCATTGAGTACGCAGGGTCGGCAGACTACCGCAAAAAGTCTTCTGCCACCCACCGTGACACCCGGCCGGTACGTGCTGTACATCACCATGACCCAGCCGCAGCTTCGCTCGCCGGACTCGCTGCTGATCGACGTAGCCGACCGACCTTCGGCCGAGCTGGGTAGTAACAAACTCGCGTTTGTGCTCGGCGACAGCGCCCGCGTGAGCGTAGCACTCACGGGAAGCCCGCCCTGGCGTTTCACGCGCTGGGACAGTCAGGTTGTCCAGACCAGTCAGAGCCCTTACCTGACCACCGTCACGGCGACTCAACCCACCAATTATACCCTTGGACTGAGCAACCTGATCGACGCCAACTGCCCTAACGGCACCATCCGCAACAGTTTGGTCGTGAGTGCACTGGCGCTGGCCAGCGAACCCCTACTCAACACGGGCATTCGGGTGTTTCCTAACCCCGTAGTCGGGTGGCTAACGATTGAGGCCGAACCCTCAGTGGCTCCGTTTTCCATCCTGCAACTCACCGACGTTGGGGGCCGCATCGTGCGCCAAAAGGGACTAACAGGCCGCTCGCGCCGGGAACAGTGGGATATGAGCGATTTACCCACCGGGGTGTACCTGCTCACCATCGAAACCACCGACGGCCGCCGGATAACCTGGAGAGTGCTCAAATAA
- a CDS encoding NAD(P)H-dependent glycerol-3-phosphate dehydrogenase produces MKHDSPVRITMVGGGSWATALIKILSENNVSIKWWMRSKTDANHIKTFHHNKSYLSDVQINPRKVKVCTRVRDAFRESEYVILAVPAAFVSDALAGLDTRDFTGKCIISAIKGMIPEKNQLVTDWVADQFGVPNSRMAVIAGPCHAEEVALEKQSYLTIGSTDLACAAEVARLLTCRFVQASPLADIYGIEYSAVMKNIIALASGITRGIGYGDNFQAVLVSNAMQEIKRFVDAVYPQHRDLSGSAYLGDLLVTAYSPFSRNRTFGTLIGRGYTIQSAQAEMNMIAEGYYAVKSIHAINRQHNVDMPITDAVYNILYERASPVAEMKILQGKLT; encoded by the coding sequence ATGAAACACGACTCGCCGGTTCGTATTACTATGGTGGGCGGGGGAAGTTGGGCCACAGCGCTCATCAAAATCCTGTCCGAAAACAATGTTAGTATTAAGTGGTGGATGCGGAGCAAGACCGACGCCAACCACATTAAAACATTTCATCACAACAAGAGCTACCTCAGCGATGTACAGATTAACCCACGAAAAGTAAAAGTCTGCACCCGCGTGCGCGATGCTTTCCGGGAGAGCGAATACGTGATTCTGGCAGTGCCGGCCGCGTTTGTGAGCGACGCCCTCGCCGGGCTCGACACACGCGATTTTACCGGCAAATGCATTATTTCGGCCATCAAGGGGATGATTCCCGAGAAAAATCAGCTTGTAACCGATTGGGTCGCCGATCAGTTTGGGGTACCCAATAGTCGGATGGCCGTTATTGCCGGGCCTTGCCATGCCGAGGAGGTGGCCCTCGAAAAGCAATCGTACCTCACCATTGGCTCCACCGATCTGGCCTGTGCCGCCGAAGTAGCCCGGCTGTTGACCTGCCGGTTTGTACAGGCGTCGCCCTTAGCTGACATTTACGGCATTGAGTACAGTGCCGTTATGAAAAATATCATCGCGCTGGCCTCGGGTATCACGCGGGGCATTGGCTACGGCGATAATTTTCAGGCCGTGCTGGTCTCCAACGCCATGCAGGAAATCAAGCGGTTTGTGGATGCCGTGTACCCCCAACACCGCGACCTGAGCGGGTCGGCGTACCTCGGTGACCTGCTCGTAACGGCGTATTCGCCTTTCAGCCGTAACCGCACGTTTGGTACGCTCATCGGGCGGGGTTACACCATTCAGTCGGCGCAGGCCGAAATGAACATGATTGCCGAGGGGTATTATGCCGTGAAAAGTATTCATGCTATCAACCGGCAACACAACGTGGATATGCCTATTACCGACGCCGTTTACAATATTCTGTACGAACGGGCCTCACCGGTAGCTGAGATGAAAATCTTGCAGGGCAAACTTACCTGA
- a CDS encoding type II toxin-antitoxin system HicA family toxin: protein MKIPRDLTGLQLIKCLKPFGYEVVRQTGSHIRIQTWQNGLHFETIPAHDPIKIGTLNAILKNIATHFGLTKDELANQLFG, encoded by the coding sequence ATGAAAATACCCCGTGATTTGACTGGTCTCCAGCTGATTAAATGTTTGAAACCGTTTGGCTACGAAGTGGTGCGGCAGACCGGAAGCCATATTCGTATCCAGACATGGCAAAATGGGCTGCATTTTGAGACCATTCCGGCTCACGATCCGATCAAAATTGGAACCCTCAATGCCATTTTGAAAAATATAGCCACTCATTTCGGACTCACTAAAGATGAGTTAGCCAATCAGCTGTTTGGATAA